The Triticum aestivum cultivar Chinese Spring chromosome 3A, IWGSC CS RefSeq v2.1, whole genome shotgun sequence genome includes a region encoding these proteins:
- the LOC123059447 gene encoding protein STRICTOSIDINE SYNTHASE-LIKE 10: MGCSMSRLLKTTVTLIILVLLLMPGALAATSFDASRSQQLPLPRGTVKGPESVAFDGQGQGPYSGVSDGRILKWNGEKLGWTTYAYGPGYDSKTCTPSKFSPETEAARESRCGRPLGLRFNQKSGDLYVADAYKGLMRVAPGGGEATVLVNQVDGFPLRFTNGVDVDQVTGQVYFTDSSMNYQRSQHEMVTRSGDSTGRLMRYDPRTSDVTVLQAGMTYPNGVALSADRTHLVVASTGPCKLLRHWIKGVNAGTSEPFADLPGYPDNVRPDTRGGYWVALHREKNEFPFGRDSHRLAVRVGNDGKIVEEMRGSKKVRPTEIMERSNGKIYLGSVELPYVGVVRRK, translated from the coding sequence ATGGGGTGCTCCATGAGCCGCCTCCTCAAGACCACCGTCACGCTGATCATCCTCGTGCTTCTTCTCATGCCCGGGGCCTTAGCCGCCACTAGCTTCGATGCCTCACGAAGCCAACAGCTGCCGCTGCCGCGAGGGACGGTCAAAGGGCCGGAGAGCGTCGCCTTCGACGGCCAGGGCCAGGGCCCCTACAGCGGCGTCTCGGACGGCCGGATCCTCAAGTGGAATGGCGAAAAGCTAGGATGGACTACCTATGCATATGGACCCGGCTATGATAGCAAGACCTGCACGCCGTCCAAGTTCAGCCCGGAGACTGAGGCTGCCAGGGAGAGCCGCTGCGGCCGCCCGCTTGGCCTACGGTTCAATCAGAAATCGGGCGATCTCTACGTGGCCGACGCGTACAAGGGGCTGATGCGGGTAgcgccgggcggcggggaggcCACCGTGTTGGTCAACCAGGTTGACGGTTTTCCTCTGCGCTTCACCAACGGTGTTGACGTCGATCAAGTTACGGGTCAGGTCTACTTCACCGACAGCTCGATGAACTATCAAAGGTCACAACATGAGATGGTGACTCGCAGCGGGGACTCGACAGGCCGCCTCATGCGCTACGACCCACGGACATCGGATGTCACGGTGCTCCAGGCGGGCATGACGTACCCTAACGGCGTCGCGCTCAGTGCCGACCGCACCCATCTCGTGGTCGCATCTACCGGACCATGCAAGCTGCTGAGGCATTGGATCAAAGGGGTCAACGCAGGCACATCCGAGCCTTTTGCCGACCTGCCCGGCTATCCAGATAACGTGAGGCCCGACACCAGAGGAGGCTATTGGGTGGCATTGCACCGCGAGAAGAATGAGTTTCCCTTTGGTCGTGATAGTCATCGTCTCGCTGTCAGGGTCGGTAACGATGGGAAGATAGTCGAGGAGATGAGAGGGTCAAAGAAGGTGAGGCCCACCGAGATTATGGAGAGAAGCAATGGCAAAATCTACTTGGGTTCGGTAGAGCTTCCTTATGTCGGTGTTGTTAGGCGCAAGTAG